GGCTTCCCGGGGCAGCTGGCCGGCCTGCTGGTGGCGATCGTGGCGATGGTGCTGGGCTCGCTGGCCCCGCAGTGGCTGAAGAACCGCCGCGAGCACAAGCACCATGTCGCGGGGCTGGCGAACGAGGCCTCGCCCCTATAATTCGCGTTTCCTATCAATAGCTTAGACCCCTCATGCCGATCTACGCCTACCGCTGCAGTACCTGCGGTCACGCCAAAGACGTGCTGCAAAAGCTGTCTGATGCCCCGCTGAGCACCTGCCCCGCCTGCGGGGCCGAGAGCTTCAGCAAGCAAGTCACCGCCGCCGGCTTCCAGCTCAAGGGCTCGGGCTGGTACGCCACCGATTTCAAGGGTGGCAGCGCCGGCACGGCCGCGCCCGCCACCGCGGCAGGCGGCGCCGCTGCCGCCGCTGCGCCCGCGGCCGACGCTGCGCCGGCCGCGGCCTCGTCCACGCCTTGCGGGGGCTCCTGCGCCTGCCATTGACATGACCCGCCGCGGGCCGCGAGGCCGGGCCGCACAAGGAACCCAGTGAGAAAGTACATCATCGCCGGCCTGCTCGTCTGGCTACCGCTTGCCATCACCATCTGGGTGTTGCATCAGGTGCTGGGCGTCGTCAACGGCGTGTTCGACTCGCTGCTGGGTGCCCTCAAGGTGGTCTCGCCCAGTTCGCTGCACGACGGCATCTCCAGCCTCAGCGACGTGCCGGGCCTGGGCCTGGTGATCCTGGTGGGCGGCCTGCTGCTCACCGGCATGTTCGTGGCGAACATCTTCGGCCAGTGGTGGCTCAGGCAATGGGACAAGCTGATGTCCAGCATCCCCATCGTCAAGAGCATCTACAGCTCGGTCAAGCAGGTCTCGGACACCCTGTTCTCCAGCAGCGGCAACGCCTTTCGCGAGGCGGTGCTGGTGCAGTACCCGCGCGAGGGCAGCTGGACCATCGCCTTCGTCACCGGCTCGCCCAGCGGCGAGGTGGCGCAGCATTTCCCCGAGGAGCATGTGAGCCTGTACGTGCCCACCACGCCGAACCCGACCTCGGGCTTCTTCCTGATGATGCCGCGCACCAGCATCCGCTCGCTGGACATGAGCGTGGACGAGGCGCTCAAGTACATCATCTCGATGGGGGTGGTGGCGCCGAATACCGGCCATGCGGCAGCC
This portion of the Paucibacter sediminis genome encodes:
- a CDS encoding FmdB family zinc ribbon protein → MPIYAYRCSTCGHAKDVLQKLSDAPLSTCPACGAESFSKQVTAAGFQLKGSGWYATDFKGGSAGTAAPATAAGGAAAAAAPAADAAPAAASSTPCGGSCACH
- a CDS encoding DUF502 domain-containing protein, producing MRKYIIAGLLVWLPLAITIWVLHQVLGVVNGVFDSLLGALKVVSPSSLHDGISSLSDVPGLGLVILVGGLLLTGMFVANIFGQWWLRQWDKLMSSIPIVKSIYSSVKQVSDTLFSSSGNAFREAVLVQYPREGSWTIAFVTGSPSGEVAQHFPEEHVSLYVPTTPNPTSGFFLMMPRTSIRSLDMSVDEALKYIISMGVVAPNTGHAAAAPTERNLPG